A stretch of the Arthrobacter stackebrandtii genome encodes the following:
- a CDS encoding 3-oxoacyl-ACP synthase III — MIGNATFRHHNTALLAVSSVEAPVVVKSSDFDARLAPSLKRLRLSKRLLERVAGVEERRWWAPGTSFDDAAIEAGAKALAEAGIEAGQVGLLINTSVTRRNLEPSVAVKVHNGLGLPSSAMNFDVANACLGFVNGMTLAANMIDSGQIQYALIVAGEDAQATQETTFNRLNAETSTRDDYLREFATLTLGSGAAAAVMGPADKHPGGHRILGGVSRAGTEHHELCVGGPDGMFTDTKGLLDNGLELVTNAWHEAHTDGWNWRSMDRYVTHQVSNSYTNAIIKAVNLVKGRVPITFPKWGNVGPASLPMTLAQEAQTLSPGDRVLCMGVGSGLNTAMMEIAW; from the coding sequence TTGATCGGCAACGCTACGTTTCGTCACCACAACACCGCCTTGCTCGCTGTCTCAAGCGTGGAAGCCCCCGTGGTGGTCAAGTCCAGTGACTTTGATGCCCGCCTCGCACCCAGCCTGAAACGGCTCCGCCTGTCCAAGCGCCTTCTGGAGCGCGTGGCCGGCGTGGAGGAGCGCCGCTGGTGGGCGCCGGGAACGTCCTTTGACGACGCTGCCATTGAGGCCGGTGCCAAGGCGCTGGCCGAGGCCGGGATCGAGGCCGGCCAGGTGGGCCTGCTCATCAACACGTCCGTGACGCGCCGCAACCTGGAGCCGTCCGTCGCCGTCAAGGTGCACAACGGGCTGGGCCTGCCGTCTTCCGCCATGAACTTTGACGTGGCCAACGCGTGCCTCGGATTCGTCAACGGCATGACGCTGGCCGCGAACATGATCGACTCCGGTCAGATCCAGTACGCCCTGATCGTGGCCGGCGAGGACGCCCAGGCCACGCAGGAAACCACGTTCAACCGGCTCAACGCCGAGACGTCCACGCGCGACGACTACCTGCGCGAGTTTGCCACCCTGACCCTGGGCTCCGGCGCCGCCGCGGCCGTCATGGGCCCGGCTGACAAGCACCCCGGCGGGCACCGCATTCTGGGCGGCGTCTCACGTGCCGGCACCGAACACCACGAGTTGTGCGTGGGCGGTCCGGACGGCATGTTCACAGACACCAAGGGCCTGCTGGACAACGGCCTGGAACTTGTCACCAACGCCTGGCATGAGGCCCACACCGACGGCTGGAACTGGCGCTCCATGGACCGCTACGTCACCCACCAGGTCTCGAATTCCTATACCAACGCCATCATCAAGGCGGTCAACCTGGTCAAGGGTCGGGTCCCGATCACGTTCCCCAAGTGGGGCAACGTGGGGCCGGCATCCCTGCCCATGACGCTGGCGCAGGAAGCCCAGACCCTGAGCCCCGGCGACCGCGTGCTGTGCATGGGCGTGGGTTCCGGGCTGAACACCGCGATGATGGAAATTGCGTGGTAG